The Verrucomicrobiota bacterium JB022 genome includes a region encoding these proteins:
- a CDS encoding LacI family DNA-binding transcriptional regulator yields the protein MPRVTMQDVARQAGVSKNAVSLALKGDASISATTRARILAAADELGYTRNATVSELMSRLRREREPRYQATLGLLHANQDAKAASAHPTIPVYLEGVRRRARQQGYRLDSFWLHDPEIRGETLLRILRHRNIRGLLIVGMMKENRLPDHLRPVLEQTACVVTGVRTREPTLPFAAVDHHALSLRAVEKAFSLGYQRPGLVLDPVIDGLVDHRFSSGYFVGVQHLPDSQRIPPFFNVEGARQNPALFYDWLHQHQPDVLFTLYNSVARWLENVGWRVPQDIGLIQLEWRSSRPHWAGMNQHNEVVGEVAVDMLISMLHSDQVGLPDFPRASLIDSTWMDGDTVRQRG from the coding sequence ATGCCCCGCGTCACCATGCAAGACGTTGCCCGCCAAGCCGGTGTGTCGAAAAACGCCGTCTCGTTGGCGTTGAAAGGCGATGCCTCGATCTCGGCCACCACCCGCGCGCGCATCCTCGCGGCGGCGGATGAGCTGGGCTACACCCGCAACGCCACGGTGAGCGAGCTGATGTCGCGCCTGCGTCGGGAGCGCGAGCCGCGTTACCAGGCCACGCTCGGCCTGCTGCACGCCAACCAGGACGCGAAGGCGGCCTCCGCGCACCCGACGATCCCGGTGTATCTGGAGGGGGTGCGCCGCCGGGCGCGTCAACAGGGCTACCGGCTCGACAGTTTTTGGCTGCACGACCCGGAGATCCGGGGCGAGACGCTGCTGCGCATCCTGCGGCACCGCAATATCCGGGGCCTGCTCATCGTCGGGATGATGAAGGAGAATCGCCTGCCCGATCACTTGCGCCCGGTGCTGGAGCAGACCGCTTGTGTGGTGACGGGGGTGCGTACGCGCGAGCCGACGCTGCCGTTTGCGGCGGTCGACCACCACGCGCTGAGCCTGCGGGCGGTGGAGAAGGCGTTTTCCCTGGGCTACCAACGACCGGGCCTCGTGCTCGATCCGGTGATCGACGGGCTGGTGGACCACCGTTTCAGCTCGGGCTACTTCGTGGGCGTGCAGCACTTGCCCGATTCGCAGCGCATCCCTCCGTTTTTCAACGTGGAGGGCGCGCGGCAAAACCCGGCCCTGTTTTACGACTGGCTGCACCAGCACCAGCCCGACGTGCTCTTTACGCTCTACAACTCCGTTGCGCGCTGGCTGGAGAATGTCGGCTGGCGCGTGCCGCAAGACATTGGGCTGATCCAGCTCGAATGGCGCTCATCCCGCCCGCACTGGGCTGGGATGAACCAGCACAACGAGGTGGTGGGCGAGGTGGCGGTCGACATGCTCATCAGCATGCTCCACAGCGATCAGGTGGGCCTGCCCGATTTTCCTCGCGCCAGCCTGATCGACAGCACCTGGATGGATGGCGATACGGTGCGCCAGCGGGGCTAG